In Rhizobium sp. ZPR4, a genomic segment contains:
- a CDS encoding glycosyltransferase family 4 protein has translation MTRPLRILHCFRSPVGGVFRHVRDLAEEQSKAGHEVGILCDSLTGGEHEDRLFDDIMPFLALGVVRLPIRRQITLSDAATLWSSYKEIKSLRPDVLHGHGAKGGLLARVLGSILRVNRYRVARLYTAHGGSLHFSRGSFQGMLVHSLERMLEFLTDGLIFICDFERRTYERKIGKPRTRSVMIYNGISERDFRTIPTRSDSVHFVYIGMLRDLKGPDLFVDAFAKTERRIGRPLSALMIGDGPDRDKYHRMMVERGLGHRIGMLPAMRVQEAFAVSQNIVVPSRAEAMPYIVLEALAAGKTVIASRVGGVAEALGENSPALAKPEDADDLSRIMAEAITEPQWGARNMPDIGTIRSNFSASAMARDTLHLYQNILGLNSDG, from the coding sequence ATGACCAGACCGCTTCGAATCCTTCATTGCTTCAGATCGCCCGTCGGCGGCGTCTTCCGCCATGTCCGGGATTTGGCGGAGGAACAGAGCAAGGCAGGCCACGAAGTCGGCATCCTTTGCGACAGTCTGACGGGTGGCGAGCATGAGGATCGTCTGTTCGACGATATCATGCCGTTCCTGGCTCTTGGCGTCGTCCGTCTGCCGATCCGGCGGCAAATTACCCTGTCGGATGCTGCTACGCTTTGGAGCAGCTACAAGGAAATCAAGAGTTTGCGGCCGGACGTGCTGCATGGGCATGGCGCCAAAGGCGGCCTGCTTGCGCGCGTTCTCGGCTCGATCCTGCGGGTCAACAGGTATCGCGTAGCCCGCCTTTACACAGCGCATGGCGGAAGCCTGCATTTCTCGCGCGGTTCGTTCCAGGGCATGCTGGTGCATAGCCTGGAACGGATGCTGGAATTTTTGACCGACGGCCTGATCTTCATCTGCGATTTCGAACGCCGCACCTATGAAAGAAAGATCGGCAAGCCGCGCACCCGTTCGGTGATGATCTATAATGGCATCAGCGAAAGAGATTTTCGCACCATACCGACACGATCGGACTCCGTGCATTTCGTCTATATCGGCATGTTGCGGGACCTCAAAGGTCCCGATCTGTTTGTGGACGCCTTTGCGAAAACGGAGCGGCGGATCGGCAGACCGCTCTCGGCACTGATGATCGGCGACGGGCCGGACAGAGACAAATATCACCGGATGATGGTCGAACGGGGCCTCGGTCACCGTATCGGCATGCTGCCGGCGATGCGCGTGCAGGAAGCGTTCGCGGTATCACAGAATATCGTTGTCCCCTCGCGCGCCGAGGCCATGCCCTATATCGTTCTGGAAGCGCTCGCAGCCGGAAAGACCGTCATCGCCTCGCGCGTCGGCGGCGTTGCGGAAGCACTTGGCGAAAACAGCCCCGCACTCGCAAAGCCGGAAGATGCCGATGACCTCTCGCGCATCATGGCCGAAGCGATCACAGAACCGCAATGGGGTGCTCGCAATATGCCCGATATCGGGACGATACGATCGAATTTTTCGGCTTCTGCCATGGCGCGGGATACTCTGCACCTGTATCAAAATATACTTGGCCTGAACAGCGACGGTTAG
- a CDS encoding O-antigen ligase family protein, with product MSAIDLPSPRVAQPQLAAMRLVGTASVAIGVFLSGFVIAEPAPYELWLAFLIGTWFILGLRISRSVAPLLALFLTFNVGGMLSITQMHDLAAGNHLDGPIYIAVSTFLALSAVFYAAITEDNEKRLKLIFNTWVVAALITASLGILGYFHAVPGFDIFTRYDRAMGAFQDPNVFGPYLVAPSLYLMHGLLIGDLKKAPIKGICLFVLAFGIFLSFSRAAWALFAFASVMLIFCMLLKHRSNTFRLRILVMSLAAILLMVVLLVVALQFPQVSDLFSTRLQLVQSYDGGHLGRFERHSIGFQMSMERPLGIGPLVFGQIFREDEHNTWLKTLTTYGWIGFVTWISMICWTIYIGFRNLLRERPWQPYVMIAWIVILGHVGIGNVIDTDHWRHFYMLIGVVWGCGALEQKYQRDLNRREAAP from the coding sequence TTGAGCGCGATCGACCTGCCATCGCCCCGCGTCGCGCAGCCGCAGCTTGCCGCTATGCGGCTGGTCGGTACGGCCAGCGTCGCCATCGGCGTGTTCCTGTCGGGCTTCGTCATCGCCGAGCCGGCGCCTTACGAGCTGTGGCTCGCCTTTTTGATCGGTACCTGGTTCATCCTCGGGCTGAGAATATCGCGCAGTGTGGCGCCGCTTCTGGCCCTGTTCCTGACATTCAATGTCGGCGGGATGCTCTCGATCACGCAGATGCACGATCTTGCTGCCGGCAACCACCTCGACGGCCCGATTTATATTGCCGTCTCGACCTTTCTGGCGCTAAGCGCCGTCTTCTATGCTGCCATTACCGAGGATAACGAAAAGCGGCTGAAGCTGATTTTCAATACATGGGTTGTCGCGGCGCTGATTACCGCAAGCCTTGGCATTCTCGGCTATTTCCACGCCGTTCCGGGCTTCGACATCTTCACCCGCTACGACCGCGCCATGGGCGCGTTCCAGGATCCTAACGTCTTCGGCCCCTATCTCGTGGCGCCAAGCCTCTATCTCATGCACGGCCTGCTGATCGGCGACCTGAAGAAGGCGCCGATCAAGGGCATCTGCCTGTTCGTGCTCGCCTTCGGCATTTTCCTGTCCTTCTCGCGCGCGGCCTGGGCTCTCTTCGCCTTCGCCTCGGTGATGCTGATCTTCTGCATGCTGTTGAAGCATCGCAGCAATACGTTTCGGCTGCGCATCCTTGTGATGTCGCTGGCGGCGATCCTCCTGATGGTCGTCCTGCTCGTCGTCGCGCTGCAGTTCCCCCAGGTCAGCGACCTGTTTTCCACCCGCTTGCAGCTGGTGCAGAGCTATGACGGCGGGCATCTCGGCCGCTTCGAGCGCCATAGCATCGGCTTCCAGATGTCGATGGAACGGCCGCTCGGCATTGGGCCGCTGGTCTTCGGTCAGATCTTTCGCGAGGACGAGCACAACACCTGGCTGAAGACACTGACCACCTACGGTTGGATCGGCTTCGTAACGTGGATCAGCATGATCTGCTGGACCATCTATATCGGCTTCCGCAACCTGCTGAGGGAGCGCCCCTGGCAGCCTTACGTGATGATCGCCTGGATCGTCATTCTCGGCCATGTCGGCATCGGCAATGTCATCGACACGGACCATTGGCGCCATTTCTACATGCTGATCGGCGTCGTCTGGGGCTGCGGCGCCCTGGAGCAAAAGTATCAGCGCGACTTGAACAGAAGGGAAGCTGCGCCGTGA
- a CDS encoding Wzz/FepE/Etk N-terminal domain-containing protein: protein MSGVNNTQQDVDIDLAQLFRAVWRRRVRVVAITLAGACAAFAIAKVMSPEYRSEARVLIEQRAPAFATTTSGNDAGAGPLLDELNIASQVQILQSADLVKQVITNLKLYDRPEFAAGNNGSALSDILIKLHLKRAAADKAPEERMLDAFNSRLQVYQINSSRVIGISFTSRNPDLAASVPNAMAQVYLSMQSGAKLDSNSEATRWLEPEIAKLRDKVSEAEKKVADYRSANGLLQTSQNNNFATQQLADISTQLAQVRGDKANAEARAQAVRSALSSGRSTDTLADVAGSQTIQRLKATQSSLESQISDLSTTLMDGHPRLKSLRAQLADIRQQIDRETQRILASIENEAKVAQLREQQLLAQSNTLKADSARAGEDEVGLNALEREATAERQLLETYLARYREAASRVDKNSSPADARIVSTAVEPVDPSFPKVGPIVVVATLATFILTAIVIMLAELFSGRALRPVGPARKEDAAVRETAERAPIISEPAPVRAVARASNAEAPASMLSVPVEEIPVRVADTAIAPDTAIASDTVIAPDHEPRQAVHAAEEEEDFSIQSVADYLIDSGSRLAIAISPTGDSGSTATVMLARTIADAGSRIVLVDMTGTGCPSRLMVEHDELPGVTDLLCGEAAFGDTIHPDRLSDAHLVPQGMSDLARAMRGADRLSLILDALGSAYDIVLVECGAAEVSGVARLTRSKETEIILSMPEPDESHFIAAMTEFQKAGYEHIILMSGWREEHDPNTRRDAA from the coding sequence ATGTCCGGTGTCAACAACACCCAGCAGGATGTGGACATCGATCTCGCTCAGCTCTTTCGCGCGGTGTGGCGGAGGCGGGTGCGCGTCGTTGCCATCACGCTCGCCGGCGCCTGCGCGGCATTTGCGATTGCCAAGGTCATGTCGCCGGAATATCGCAGCGAAGCCCGCGTCCTCATCGAGCAGCGTGCGCCGGCCTTTGCGACGACGACATCCGGTAATGATGCCGGTGCCGGCCCTCTGCTGGACGAGCTGAATATTGCCAGCCAGGTGCAGATCCTGCAATCGGCGGATCTGGTCAAGCAGGTCATCACCAATCTCAAGCTCTACGATCGTCCCGAATTTGCTGCTGGCAACAACGGCTCCGCGCTCTCTGATATTCTGATCAAGCTGCATCTGAAGCGGGCGGCGGCCGACAAGGCCCCGGAAGAGCGGATGCTGGACGCCTTCAACAGCCGCCTGCAGGTCTATCAGATCAACAGCTCGCGCGTGATCGGCATCAGCTTTACGTCCCGCAATCCGGATCTCGCCGCCAGCGTGCCGAATGCGATGGCGCAGGTCTATCTATCCATGCAAAGCGGCGCCAAGCTCGATTCCAACAGCGAGGCGACGCGCTGGCTCGAGCCGGAGATTGCCAAGCTGCGCGATAAGGTCAGCGAGGCCGAAAAGAAGGTTGCGGACTATCGTTCCGCCAATGGTCTTCTCCAGACCAGTCAGAACAACAATTTCGCCACGCAGCAGCTCGCGGATATTTCAACGCAGCTGGCGCAGGTCCGCGGCGACAAGGCCAATGCCGAGGCACGGGCGCAGGCGGTGCGCAGCGCGCTGTCCAGCGGCCGCTCCACCGACACGCTTGCCGACGTCGCAGGCTCGCAAACCATTCAGCGGCTGAAGGCGACCCAGTCGAGCCTCGAGTCACAGATCTCGGATCTGTCCACGACACTGATGGATGGGCATCCACGGCTGAAGAGCCTGCGGGCGCAGCTCGCCGATATCCGCCAGCAGATCGACCGCGAGACCCAGAGGATTCTGGCAAGCATCGAGAACGAGGCGAAGGTGGCGCAGCTGCGCGAACAGCAGCTCCTGGCGCAATCGAATACGCTGAAGGCCGACAGCGCCCGGGCAGGGGAGGACGAAGTCGGCCTCAACGCTCTGGAGCGCGAAGCCACGGCCGAGCGGCAATTGCTCGAAACCTATCTCGCCCGTTATCGCGAGGCCGCCTCTCGAGTGGATAAGAATTCCAGCCCTGCCGACGCGCGCATCGTTTCCACGGCGGTCGAGCCGGTCGATCCGTCTTTCCCGAAGGTTGGCCCGATCGTCGTCGTTGCTACCCTTGCCACTTTCATCCTCACGGCTATCGTTATCATGCTCGCGGAGCTGTTCAGCGGCCGCGCATTGCGGCCCGTCGGACCTGCCCGCAAGGAAGACGCCGCCGTGCGGGAAACGGCGGAGCGTGCTCCAATCATCAGCGAGCCGGCCCCGGTTCGGGCAGTTGCCAGAGCCAGCAATGCCGAGGCGCCAGCAAGCATGCTTTCGGTTCCGGTAGAGGAAATCCCGGTTCGGGTTGCGGACACTGCAATTGCTCCCGACACCGCTATCGCTTCGGACACCGTGATCGCTCCAGACCATGAACCCAGGCAGGCTGTTCACGCAGCGGAGGAAGAGGAGGATTTCTCCATCCAATCCGTCGCCGATTATCTGATCGACAGCGGCTCGCGGCTGGCGATCGCCATATCCCCGACCGGTGACAGTGGCTCGACAGCGACCGTCATGCTGGCGCGGACCATCGCCGATGCGGGAAGCCGTATCGTGCTGGTCGATATGACGGGCACCGGATGTCCCTCGAGGCTCATGGTCGAGCATGACGAACTTCCAGGCGTAACCGACCTGCTATGTGGCGAAGCGGCATTTGGCGATACGATCCATCCGGATCGCCTGTCGGATGCTCATCTCGTGCCGCAGGGAATGAGCGACCTTGCCCGCGCGATGCGCGGCGCCGACCGCCTGTCGTTGATCCTCGACGCATTGGGTTCGGCCTATGACATCGTTCTTGTGGAGTGTGGCGCCGCCGAAGTCTCCGGCGTCGCACGGCTGACGCGCAGCAAGGAGACGGAAATCATCCTCTCCATGCCTGAACCTGATGAAAGCCACTTCATTGCGGCAATGACGGAATTCCAGAAGGCCGGCTATGAGCACATCATCCTGATGTCCGGCTGGCGCGAGGAGCATGATCCGAATACGCGTCGGGACGCCGCCTGA
- a CDS encoding glycosyltransferase family 4 protein, producing the protein MNIRTNVKRLSLLQVLEPSGGGSGRHFLDLCRAMQHRGHSVTAIYSPVRAEPAFVAELENIGLDKVIPLAMRRAPGPWDLTAWWHLRKIAAIHGPFDLIHGHSSKAGALTRLRLPGRHVPVLYTPHAFRTMDPTLGAKGRLIYGGIERLLGTWLTDRLVCVSQDEYNHALSIGIPEKRLRVVVNGVSAPPVSQRAAIRRRYGIAQDALLFGFVGRMTRQKAPERLVAAFARIAAQLPQAYLLMIGIGELANTTREMIKAAGLEDRARIDGSMPGVTAIDAFDVVVMPSRYEAMSYVMLEAAAAGKPLLLADVGGARTVLEHGKNGYIVPNSDNPEALAVAMARFADPTLLANFTAEARRRKDGYTLAGMADATEKIYHDLLGYPAPAPLGLVANSSSDNTMEDREKSAAAF; encoded by the coding sequence GTGAACATTCGCACCAACGTCAAGCGCCTGTCGTTGCTGCAGGTTCTCGAGCCGAGCGGCGGCGGCTCCGGGCGACATTTTCTCGATCTGTGCCGGGCTATGCAGCATCGCGGCCATTCCGTAACGGCCATCTATTCGCCGGTACGTGCCGAGCCCGCCTTCGTCGCCGAACTGGAAAACATCGGCCTGGACAAGGTGATCCCGCTCGCCATGCGGCGCGCGCCCGGCCCCTGGGACCTGACGGCATGGTGGCATCTCCGCAAGATCGCCGCCATTCACGGTCCGTTCGATCTGATCCATGGCCACAGCTCCAAGGCAGGCGCGCTCACGCGCTTGCGGCTGCCGGGACGGCATGTGCCGGTTCTTTACACGCCGCATGCCTTCCGCACTATGGACCCGACGCTCGGCGCGAAAGGCCGTCTGATCTATGGCGGTATCGAGCGCCTTCTCGGAACATGGCTGACGGATCGCCTGGTCTGCGTTTCGCAGGATGAATATAACCACGCCCTGTCGATCGGCATCCCGGAGAAACGCCTGCGCGTCGTGGTCAACGGCGTCAGCGCGCCTCCCGTCAGCCAGCGCGCTGCCATCCGCAGGCGATATGGCATTGCTCAGGATGCCCTGCTCTTCGGTTTCGTCGGCCGGATGACCCGACAGAAAGCGCCGGAACGCCTGGTCGCGGCTTTTGCGAGGATAGCGGCCCAGTTACCGCAAGCCTATCTGCTGATGATCGGGATTGGTGAGCTGGCCAACACTACAAGAGAGATGATCAAGGCGGCCGGGCTTGAAGATCGCGCCCGCATCGATGGCAGCATGCCGGGCGTGACGGCCATCGATGCCTTCGATGTCGTCGTCATGCCGAGCCGCTACGAGGCGATGTCCTATGTGATGCTGGAGGCCGCGGCTGCCGGCAAGCCGCTCCTCTTGGCGGACGTCGGTGGCGCACGCACGGTGCTGGAGCACGGCAAGAACGGCTACATCGTGCCGAACAGCGATAACCCGGAAGCGTTGGCGGTCGCGATGGCACGTTTTGCCGATCCGACGCTGCTGGCGAACTTTACCGCCGAAGCCCGCCGCCGCAAGGATGGCTATACGCTGGCCGGCATGGCCGATGCGACCGAAAAGATCTATCATGATCTGCTCGGCTACCCCGCCCCTGCCCCGCTGGGATTGGTGGCGAATTCCAGCTCGGACAACACGATGGAAGACCGCGAGAAAAGTGCGGCCGCCTTTTAA
- a CDS encoding undecaprenyl-phosphate glucose phosphotransferase, which yields MNTTEKSEQFNLDNLRKQVSEIRTRGAGETHGDRPDSMNAYARQIAEQFRETNQSPAIIVGQYRLFEFLSLLAFGLAILLFGTSDNHPFLSKAVVTVALCGLAIVFLQIADAYQIPVLRSPHHFLHRILGSWAAAFAVMVIALLPFDLNNIYSLSLLSLWLAAGAGFLLVARLLFAYGIRHWARNGVMERRAVIVGGGEPAKELIRALEHQPDNDIRICGIFDDRGEKRSPVMVAGYPKLGTVSELVEFARLVRIDMLIIALPISAEDRILQLLKMLWVLPVDIRLAAHANKLRFRPRAYSHVGAVPMLDIFNKPIRDWDGVAKRIFDIFFSLVALALLWPIMLGAAIAVKATSRGPVFFMQKRHGFNNEIINVFKFRSMYTHMSDPSARNAVTKNDPRVTPVGRFIRKTSIDELPQLFNVLLGSLSLVGPRPHAVLAASHNRTYADVVEGYFARHRVKPGVTGWAQINGWRGEIDTDDKIKFRTAYDLYYIENWSLLFDLKILFLTPFRLLNTENAY from the coding sequence ATGAACACTACCGAAAAGTCCGAGCAATTCAACTTGGACAATCTTCGCAAGCAGGTTTCGGAAATCCGCACTCGCGGTGCCGGCGAGACTCACGGCGATCGCCCAGACAGCATGAATGCCTATGCGCGACAAATCGCCGAGCAGTTTCGTGAAACCAACCAGTCTCCGGCTATCATCGTCGGACAATATCGGCTGTTCGAATTTCTGTCGCTGCTCGCCTTCGGGCTAGCGATCCTTCTCTTCGGGACGTCGGACAATCATCCCTTCCTGTCGAAGGCTGTGGTGACGGTCGCCCTCTGCGGTCTTGCCATCGTCTTCCTGCAGATTGCGGATGCCTATCAGATACCGGTCCTGCGCTCGCCGCATCATTTCCTGCACCGGATTCTCGGGTCTTGGGCTGCCGCCTTCGCGGTCATGGTCATCGCCCTCCTCCCCTTCGACCTCAACAATATCTACTCCCTCTCGCTTCTCAGCCTTTGGCTCGCGGCAGGCGCAGGGTTCCTTCTCGTGGCTCGCCTGCTGTTTGCCTATGGCATCCGCCATTGGGCCCGCAACGGCGTCATGGAGCGGCGCGCCGTCATCGTCGGTGGCGGCGAACCGGCAAAGGAACTGATCCGCGCGCTCGAGCATCAACCCGACAACGATATCCGCATCTGCGGCATTTTCGACGATCGCGGTGAAAAGCGCTCGCCAGTCATGGTCGCCGGTTACCCGAAGCTGGGCACGGTGTCGGAACTGGTCGAATTCGCCCGGCTCGTGCGCATAGACATGCTGATCATCGCGTTGCCGATCAGCGCCGAGGATCGCATTCTGCAATTGCTGAAAATGCTTTGGGTGCTGCCTGTTGATATTCGCCTGGCGGCCCATGCCAACAAGCTGCGCTTCCGCCCCCGCGCCTATTCGCATGTCGGCGCCGTGCCGATGCTCGACATCTTCAACAAGCCGATCCGCGACTGGGATGGCGTTGCCAAACGCATCTTCGACATCTTCTTCAGCCTGGTCGCACTTGCTTTGCTCTGGCCGATCATGCTCGGCGCGGCAATTGCCGTGAAGGCAACCTCGAGAGGGCCGGTCTTCTTCATGCAGAAGCGCCACGGTTTCAACAACGAGATCATCAACGTCTTCAAGTTCCGCTCGATGTACACCCATATGAGCGATCCATCCGCGCGCAATGCCGTGACCAAGAACGACCCGCGCGTGACCCCCGTCGGCCGCTTCATCCGCAAGACATCGATCGATGAGCTGCCGCAGCTTTTCAACGTACTGCTCGGCAGCCTCTCGCTCGTCGGCCCGCGGCCGCATGCCGTGCTTGCCGCCAGCCACAACCGCACCTATGCCGATGTCGTCGAAGGCTATTTCGCGCGCCATCGCGTGAAACCGGGCGTGACCGGCTGGGCGCAGATCAACGGCTGGCGCGGCGAGATCGACACCGATGACAAGATCAAATTCCGCACAGCCTATGATCTTTACTACATCGAGAACTGGTCGCTGCTCTTCGATCTGAAGATCCTGTTCCTGACGCCGTTTCGTCTGCTCAATACGGAAAATGCCTATTGA
- a CDS encoding DUF2842 domain-containing protein — translation MPLRLRKFIGMILLVLLVAIYAIVAMIVAVRTLADQPGWVHFLYFLVSGVIWVLPAMGIIKWMAGPRPQ, via the coding sequence GTGCCCCTTCGCCTGCGCAAATTCATAGGCATGATCCTGCTCGTGCTGTTGGTTGCAATCTATGCGATCGTCGCCATGATCGTTGCAGTGCGAACGCTTGCAGATCAACCCGGCTGGGTGCATTTCCTCTATTTCCTTGTCAGCGGCGTCATCTGGGTGCTGCCGGCGATGGGTATCATCAAATGGATGGCCGGGCCGCGCCCGCAATGA
- a CDS encoding COX15/CtaA family protein: MAATNFTTEQAILKEVARQDRNRRAIRIWLACVLLVLFALVLVGGATRLTNSGLSITQWQPIHGVIPPLNAQEWQDEFDLYKRIPQFQILNKDMTVEEFKGIFWWEWAHRLLARTIGVIFGLPLLFFVLTGRVERKLWLPLAGIFLLGGFQGAIGWWMVSSGLEARTDVSQYRLATHLVTACLIFAACMWFMRALSPHSNEPPPTRHSAKLAGLIVFMALFQIYLGALVAGLDAGLSYNTWPLMDGAVVPSDLFIQSPAWINFFENPKTVQFVHRLGAYALFIVVTINMIVSLRAAAQTTHARRSVVLFVLVLIQAILGISTLLLHVPLDLALAHQAGALIVFGFAIANWRGFYGELPRQTSIVVRN, from the coding sequence ATGGCTGCCACTAATTTCACGACCGAACAGGCTATTTTGAAGGAAGTGGCTCGTCAGGACCGCAATCGTCGCGCCATCCGCATCTGGCTCGCCTGCGTGCTTTTGGTTCTTTTCGCCCTCGTGCTGGTGGGAGGTGCGACGCGTCTCACCAATTCCGGCCTGTCGATCACGCAATGGCAGCCGATCCACGGCGTCATCCCGCCGCTGAACGCACAGGAATGGCAGGACGAATTCGATCTCTACAAGCGCATCCCGCAATTCCAGATCCTGAACAAGGATATGACGGTCGAGGAGTTCAAGGGCATCTTCTGGTGGGAATGGGCGCACCGCCTGCTTGCCCGCACCATCGGCGTCATCTTCGGCCTGCCGTTGCTGTTCTTCGTCCTGACCGGTCGCGTCGAGCGCAAGCTCTGGCTGCCGCTGGCCGGCATTTTCCTGCTGGGCGGCTTTCAGGGCGCGATCGGCTGGTGGATGGTCTCCTCGGGGCTGGAAGCGCGTACCGATGTCAGCCAGTACCGCCTTGCCACCCATCTCGTGACCGCCTGTCTGATCTTTGCCGCCTGCATGTGGTTCATGCGCGCCCTTTCGCCGCATTCGAACGAACCGCCGCCGACGCGCCATTCGGCGAAACTTGCGGGTTTGATCGTCTTCATGGCGTTATTCCAGATCTATCTCGGCGCTCTCGTCGCAGGTCTCGATGCGGGCCTCAGCTACAATACCTGGCCGTTGATGGATGGTGCCGTCGTGCCGAGCGATCTGTTCATACAGTCGCCGGCCTGGATCAATTTCTTCGAGAATCCGAAGACGGTCCAGTTCGTTCACCGTCTCGGCGCCTATGCGCTGTTCATCGTCGTTACAATCAACATGATCGTCTCGCTGCGCGCGGCGGCGCAAACGACCCATGCGCGGCGATCCGTCGTTCTCTTCGTGCTCGTGCTGATTCAGGCGATCCTTGGCATTTCGACATTGCTGCTGCATGTGCCGCTCGATCTGGCCCTGGCGCATCAGGCCGGCGCTCTGATCGTCTTCGGCTTCGCAATTGCCAATTGGCGCGGCTTCTATGGCGAACTGCCGCGCCAGACCTCGATCGTCGTGAGAAATTGA
- a CDS encoding GNAT family N-acetyltransferase, with product MQTQTRDIAGMAAAEAADERTASIETEPAAIDQLRVDIFDRMAPLEAEWRALEQDDLNSLHQSYDWCAAWMENFERPVAIIRGSIGDEIAFILPLEIINSRGIRRVEFIGGHHNNINTGLFSARFLANGELTPLQANAISAALRGKADVVILRNVPLEWRGRKSPLVSLTSIENQNHAFQMPFLGSFEASLKQVNAKRRRKKFKHQSRILDAKGGYEYVIAGSDQQDALLDLFFRQKATRFKEAGLPDAFKDAGTKAALHAMLHRRGNGGLDATLQMHVLRLKGEHEGHIPAIAALSRKGDHVICQFASIDEALVADASPGELLFWLMIERLHREGVALFDFGIGDQIYKRSWCPMETVQYDFFLPVSRMGHLAAMAQRGITHTKVAIKSNRKLYSFVQRLRAQQGRRANSDDGGGDAD from the coding sequence ATGCAGACCCAGACGCGAGATATCGCCGGCATGGCCGCCGCCGAAGCAGCGGATGAACGGACTGCGTCCATCGAGACGGAGCCTGCGGCCATCGATCAACTTCGGGTCGACATCTTCGACAGGATGGCACCGCTCGAAGCCGAATGGCGCGCGCTGGAACAGGACGATCTCAACTCGCTGCACCAGAGTTACGACTGGTGCGCGGCCTGGATGGAAAACTTCGAACGTCCTGTCGCCATCATACGCGGCTCCATCGGGGACGAAATCGCCTTCATCCTGCCGCTCGAGATCATCAACAGCCGCGGAATAAGGCGAGTCGAATTCATCGGAGGCCATCACAACAATATCAATACCGGCCTGTTTTCTGCCAGGTTCCTGGCGAACGGAGAGCTGACACCCCTTCAGGCGAACGCAATCTCTGCGGCTCTGCGCGGCAAGGCGGACGTGGTCATCCTGCGCAACGTCCCGCTCGAATGGCGCGGCCGCAAAAGCCCGCTCGTCTCGCTGACGTCGATCGAAAACCAGAACCATGCCTTTCAGATGCCTTTCCTCGGCAGTTTCGAGGCAAGCCTGAAGCAGGTGAATGCCAAGCGTCGGCGCAAGAAATTCAAGCATCAAAGCAGGATTCTCGACGCCAAGGGCGGCTACGAATATGTGATTGCCGGCTCTGACCAGCAGGACGCTCTTCTCGATCTGTTCTTCCGGCAAAAGGCTACCCGCTTCAAGGAGGCCGGCTTGCCGGACGCCTTCAAGGATGCCGGGACCAAGGCCGCGCTGCACGCGATGTTGCATCGGCGCGGAAACGGAGGTCTCGATGCAACGCTGCAGATGCATGTGCTGCGGCTGAAGGGCGAGCATGAGGGCCATATTCCGGCCATCGCCGCCTTATCACGCAAGGGAGATCACGTGATCTGCCAGTTTGCTTCTATCGACGAAGCTCTGGTTGCTGATGCAAGCCCCGGCGAATTGCTGTTCTGGCTGATGATCGAGCGGCTGCACCGCGAAGGCGTCGCTCTCTTCGATTTCGGCATCGGCGACCAGATCTACAAGCGTTCCTGGTGCCCGATGGAAACGGTGCAGTATGATTTCTTCCTACCGGTCTCTCGCATGGGTCATCTGGCAGCCATGGCGCAGCGGGGCATCACGCACACCAAGGTCGCGATCAAGTCCAATCGAAAGCTCTATTCCTTCGTCCAACGGCTACGGGCACAACAAGGCCGCCGCGCCAACTCGGATGACGGAGGCGGTGACGCGGATTGA
- a CDS encoding polysaccharide biosynthesis/export family protein, producing the protein MPFAKSKIVLALGMAAVSAALTGCNTYQPAPKAFNEATIQPYTLDSGDRLRVTVFDQAGLTNTYTVDQAGYIAFPLIGQVAARGRTLQQLSGQIAQKLRQGYIRDPDVTIDIDRYRSVYIMGEVGQPGQYSYVPGMTIQNAIAVAGGFTSRANQSNADVTRKINGHVMTGRVGISDPVLAGDTIYVRERLF; encoded by the coding sequence ATGCCCTTCGCAAAGTCAAAAATTGTCCTTGCACTCGGCATGGCTGCCGTGAGCGCCGCGCTCACCGGCTGCAACACCTATCAACCGGCCCCCAAAGCCTTCAACGAGGCCACGATCCAGCCCTATACGCTTGATAGCGGCGACCGGTTGCGCGTCACGGTGTTCGATCAAGCCGGCCTGACCAATACCTATACGGTCGATCAAGCCGGCTATATTGCCTTCCCGCTGATCGGTCAGGTCGCTGCCCGCGGCCGGACCTTGCAGCAGCTCTCCGGCCAGATCGCACAGAAGCTTCGCCAAGGATATATTCGCGATCCAGACGTCACCATCGACATCGACCGCTATCGCTCGGTCTATATTATGGGCGAAGTCGGCCAGCCCGGCCAATATTCCTACGTGCCGGGCATGACCATCCAGAATGCCATCGCGGTTGCAGGCGGCTTCACCAGCCGGGCCAACCAATCCAACGCGGATGTCACCCGCAAGATCAACGGTCATGTCATGACGGGACGGGTCGGCATCTCCGATCCGGTGCTGGCAGGCGACACCATTTATGTCAGAGAGCGGTTATTCTAA